In Rhizobium lusitanum, a genomic segment contains:
- a CDS encoding VOC family protein has protein sequence MLDHVFISVSDISRSIAFYEKALAPLGIVHAIDYDGRQGHAGHPDLKGCGANGRVFFWLRKGVVEGRAAHVGFVANGKPEVDAAYAAAIGAGATEIHPPGPQLHYDPRYYAAQVTDPDGYSLEFVYKTWQHERRSHDQD, from the coding sequence ATGCTCGACCACGTCTTCATTTCGGTGAGCGACATCAGCCGCTCGATCGCTTTCTACGAGAAAGCACTTGCACCGCTCGGTATCGTTCATGCGATCGACTACGACGGCAGGCAAGGCCATGCCGGCCATCCTGATCTCAAGGGGTGTGGCGCGAACGGCCGGGTGTTCTTTTGGCTTCGCAAGGGTGTCGTCGAAGGCCGTGCTGCTCATGTCGGTTTTGTCGCCAACGGCAAGCCTGAAGTCGATGCTGCCTATGCGGCCGCCATTGGAGCAGGTGCCACGGAAATCCATCCGCCCGGACCGCAGCTTCACTACGACCCCCGCTACTACGCCGCCCAGGTGACAGACCCGGACGGCTACAGCCTCGAATTTGTCTATAAAACCTGGCAGCACGAAAGGCGAAGCCATGACCAAGATTGA
- a CDS encoding SDR family NAD(P)-dependent oxidoreductase, with the protein MKVVIITGSSRGLGASTALKCAERGMGVIVTYNNTQKSAQDVVNTITAKGDKAVALKLDVADSRTFPAFRDAVVAELDTVWRRQSFDYLVNNAGYGLFNPIATVTEEQFDGLFNVHLKGPFFLTQALLPLMEDGGHIINMTSATTRVATAGVAPYAAFKGGLEVLTRYMAKEFGERRIRANSIAPGAIRTELGGGLNDEFESMLAGQTALGRVGEPEDIGGVIASLLSDENRWINAQNIEVAGGYII; encoded by the coding sequence ATGAAAGTCGTCATCATCACCGGAAGCAGCCGCGGCCTAGGGGCCAGCACCGCCCTCAAATGCGCGGAGCGCGGCATGGGTGTTATTGTCACCTACAATAACACCCAAAAGTCGGCCCAGGATGTGGTCAATACCATCACAGCCAAGGGCGACAAGGCCGTGGCGCTGAAGCTTGATGTCGCCGACAGCCGCACGTTCCCGGCTTTCCGGGACGCCGTTGTCGCTGAGCTCGACACCGTATGGCGACGCCAGTCCTTCGACTACCTGGTCAACAATGCCGGATACGGACTCTTCAATCCAATCGCCACCGTGACTGAAGAACAGTTCGACGGCCTGTTCAACGTCCATCTGAAGGGTCCGTTCTTCCTGACCCAAGCCCTTCTTCCGCTCATGGAGGATGGCGGGCACATCATCAATATGACGAGCGCCACCACCCGCGTCGCCACAGCCGGCGTCGCTCCCTATGCAGCGTTCAAAGGCGGTCTCGAGGTGCTGACGCGCTACATGGCCAAGGAATTCGGCGAGCGCCGGATCAGGGCCAATTCCATCGCTCCCGGTGCCATCCGCACCGAGCTCGGCGGTGGACTGAACGACGAGTTCGAATCCATGCTGGCGGGCCAGACCGCCCTCGGTCGCGTCGGCGAGCCTGAGGACATCGGCGGCGTGATCGCAAGTCTGCTTTCCGATGAGAACCGCTGGATCAACGCCCAGAACATCGAAGTTGCGGGCGGCTACATCATTTAA
- a CDS encoding AraC family transcriptional regulator — MEQQLLELRALASSAENKRTETGIPRVAMVQGEIPEHQLAAIYDPMINLILTGSKTMTVGDRTFHYDPATYFVMSVDLPAVGSVHPSDTGEPYLAISLTLDPTIVAKLLSDIAKPSGGGLFVSGFSVAPVTKELLDAWLRMMRLVERPDEIAALAPAYEREILFRVLQGPHGWMLRDIATPDTALSRISVAIEWIRRNFAEQIRVEALAEMAALSVSAFHRHFKAVTALSPLQYQKRVRLLHARSQLIAGHGSATSIAFGVGYESPNQFSREYARLFGLPPSRDLAKAVRDLKAA; from the coding sequence ATGGAACAGCAACTACTTGAACTCCGGGCCTTGGCCTCAAGTGCCGAGAACAAACGCACCGAGACGGGCATCCCGCGCGTAGCCATGGTTCAGGGCGAAATCCCCGAACACCAGCTCGCCGCCATCTACGACCCGATGATCAACCTGATCCTGACGGGCAGCAAAACGATGACGGTCGGTGACAGAACATTCCACTATGACCCGGCGACCTATTTCGTCATGTCGGTGGATCTTCCGGCAGTGGGTTCGGTCCATCCATCGGATACGGGAGAGCCTTATCTGGCGATCAGCCTGACGCTCGATCCGACAATTGTCGCCAAGCTGCTGTCGGACATTGCGAAGCCGTCAGGTGGCGGGCTGTTCGTTTCAGGCTTCTCGGTCGCCCCGGTGACGAAGGAGCTTCTCGACGCCTGGCTCAGGATGATGCGCCTTGTCGAACGGCCAGACGAGATCGCAGCACTTGCCCCGGCCTATGAGCGGGAAATCCTTTTCCGCGTTCTGCAGGGGCCGCACGGATGGATGCTTCGCGATATCGCAACGCCTGACACCGCCCTCTCCCGTATCAGTGTAGCAATCGAATGGATCCGGCGGAATTTCGCCGAGCAGATCCGGGTCGAGGCGCTTGCCGAAATGGCAGCCTTGAGTGTGTCCGCCTTCCATCGGCATTTCAAGGCGGTCACGGCGCTCAGCCCTCTTCAATATCAAAAGCGCGTCCGCCTTCTGCATGCGCGCTCGCAGCTCATCGCGGGCCATGGCAGCGCGACATCGATTGCATTCGGCGTAGGTTACGAAAGCCCGAACCAGTTCAGCCGAGAATACGCCCGCCTGTTCGGTCTGCCGCCGTCAAGAGATCTGGCGAAGGCCGTGCGTGATTTGAAAGCAGCATAG